CCAGCAACGATTCCACGGATTCCCTTGTTTCTTTACGGTCAATCTCAGGTAAAATGAATTGCATTTGCATGGACATTTCCTCCCTTTCGCATATATGAATCTATTCGCGTCACCTCAACGAATTATTTTTCGGACCATGTGATGCGGCTTGCGATTTATAACCTGGTGCGACATCTTCTGTCTACTGAAATCGCGACGATGATGTTGACGAGTAACTACCTTCTTTTCTTCTTCGAGTTGATACCACTTGATTACGACTTTTTTTAACCACTTCCAATTTCTCTCTACCCATTCCCCAATTACTCGCCGTAACCTAGCGAAAGCCCGCTTGAACCCTTCACCAATTTTTATAAGCAAATCATATGTTTCTTGATTGATTTCCATCGTCTTTTCCTCCTTTTCGAAAATGAAAAAAGACGCCAAATCAAGACTTGTCCGAATTAACATCCGGTTTTGTCTTAATTCAGCGTCCTGGGGTATCCAGTAACACTATATTTTTTTAGTGTAATGAAAATCAATGTGAGAAGGCTTGCCTTGCTGCCACGTGACCGTTTGCTTTCCGTATCCGTTTGGCGGTCCTTCTATTGTTTCTATCTTACCATCTTTCACAATATATACTGCATTTATATGCAAATTAATTTCCTCTACATTTATTTCAGGCATCCCGATACCTCCTGCCAATTTATCATTGAGCTGCAAACGGAACTATTTTTACCATCCCATTAAATACCGCGATTATTTCGTCTTTTATCGAAGCACTTATATATATGTGGTCATATCCATTAAGTTTAAAATCTATGAATTTCGAAAACTGAGTCGGTGTATGACCACTAGTTATTCGTAGCCAATGAAAGCCCTGACTAAGCGAACAAATTATTAATTCGGGAACAAAACCATCTTCT
This region of Sporosarcina sp. ANT_H38 genomic DNA includes:
- a CDS encoding DUF3954 domain-containing protein, translated to MPEINVEEINLHINAVYIVKDGKIETIEGPPNGYGKQTVTWQQGKPSHIDFHYTKKI